The Glycine soja cultivar W05 chromosome 9, ASM419377v2, whole genome shotgun sequence sequence AGCAATGACGGCATCAGCCCCCTCCCTTATAGCCTACATAGTGCAAGGACAACGATTTAACAACTCATTGGAAGCAATTGACATAAAACCAACTTATCTCAAACACTCCAAACTGACCTCTCTCGTTATGTCAATAGCATGACAAGGACCTGACGTTATGGATTCACAAATCtacccaaaaacaaaaaacatcatGAACTTGCAAATAAACACAACACTCAAAGCAAATGAACTTGCAGAGTTCATCTCAAAAACAAATAGACAAACACTCATAACACAGCACTGACAGAAGTAACAAGACCCACTCACATTGCACTCTTTACCAAGGCGAGACCGTAGATACGGAACTAACTTCCTCCATTCCTTACCCGTCCTCCCATTAGCACCTGCAACCCAAGCTCTGgtttcaaaattttgataaattcttAAGTAGACACTACTTCACATATGCACTCACATCACCAATTAACATGTGTAAAGTCATACAAATCATGTCAGAAACGTAATTCCctctaaagtttttttttttcaaactaactgttgatttttttttgtaaacaccACAGCTATCCTTCATCAATCATCAGAGAAAGAAATTCTGCTCAAGCCGAGGATTTAAAATTGCTGCATATCTAGAATTTGAATTCGAGAACTCTACTGATTTGAGCGCCAATTATGGtccaatgtttccaaaaaaattaaactttatccCCAAAGAAATAACGGGTAATTCTACTTTACTAGGTAAAAGTACATTTTCGTAACGGGTGGCTAAAATTCCAACACCCCACAATATAATTCAgctcaaaaacaagaaaaaagtaaaaaaaaaattgtattttctcAACGCACCTAGAGGATTGACGACGAAAACGAGGTCCCTTTGGCGAGAAGTGGAAGAACCAATGCGGTCGGGTGCCATAGGTTGAAGCTCTGATCTGAAACACACGTTGTGAGCAACATATATTCCTCTTCCCAATGCCATCATCATGATGATGTTGGAGATAACTATGGCACGCAATCTTATGCGGAatttggaaagaaagaaaagaacaaacgaAGAAAGGAATTGTTGGTCCTATCTTCTGCTGAAGATATCACTCATCTTTGCGACTTGTTGTCATTTCATTGGCATCGCTCTGAGTCAGTAAAATCACTGTTATTCAACACTCCGCTTCAGTACTAATCCTCGCCGCAACTAACTCTATTAAATGTGTCTTCTGCTGTGTAAATCGCTTTGGGGAGCTCGTTCTTGTGTTATTCTAGGGAAAGAAGAAGATAGAGTCAAAATATTCTcagtcaaaataaaaaagttaataaattaaatatgtataaaaatattttatttgaccttaaaaaataattttttatttctttctattttataaaaatttaatttccataCACTTCATTGTTTTTTACTATCAGTTAagtaaaattcatttgaaatataacttttaaagttttttttttggtatagatgtagcttttttaagtaattatatataCTAAACCTTTAACTACATTTcgattcaaataatatataaaataaaatgaatgaaatttttttttaaaaaaaagttagaagttgaatcatatttttcataaaatatataatttaaatttaattatttattattataatttaaattatttaactaatgttataaaaaaaaactaattactaaaataaataatttatgtgtTACATTAGTaagttataactaaaaaaaatattggttaaagaattaaaagagagttttattaaaaatcatgaatacattttaaaatcacGGGAGAATACATTTTTTAGCatcccaacaaaaaaaaaatctcttttacttccttaaaatacataaatagtaTAATTTGTCAACGAAATTCAACTAAAAGCATTTATATGTACGTTGACTAAAAAATAAGATACTTTGTTTGGGAAATCAATAACATAAACAAGGCCACACCTCACTGACATTCAAGAAATCTAAGCAAAACGTTACGatttaaacatgaagaatgGAAGATTCTATCAACTTCgaagaaaataaaacttcaaaattCAAAGGCTAAGGAGCCAAAACCAAGAGCATAAAACATGGTGGGAGGCAAAGAAGAGATGTATAGTGTATTTGATTCCACAtggcaaatataatttttcacattTAGGGAGAACTTAATAGTTATAGCATCCACATCCTAGACGCAATTTCTTATTTCTCAACTGTTTTTTCAAACACGTATAATGGTGATCAAAATAGAGGTTTCCTTCCATTTAGCATCCCCAACAATTGATCAATAACTTTGCTCCCATCATCACGCAAGCCAGAATGCATGAACTCATTAGTTATCCATGGCCTAATCCCTGCTATTTGAGAAGCTGTTTCCATGGCCAGCTTAAAATTCACGTACAAGTCTTCATAGTACACAGCTGCCGCAACAGGTACCTGCCAGCATTGGATCAAAGTTAACAACAGAAAAATTTAAAGAGACTCACCTTCATCTTGTCTTGATATACATATTCAATTGTTAAGGTTGTATCAATCATAATTCATGTCTTGCTAGGAATTTTGTAGGTATAACAGATAACTAAGCTACCTTGTTGTTATTCAGAACCTGAACATCATATAGTGGGGGCCAGTCCTTCTTCTCTGCCAATATATGAGCTGCCTCTTTGAAAGGTTTCAATGCATGAATCTCATCAAACATCCATGGGAAAATCATCTATAAAAGCAAATGAACACGGTAATCATCTTCTCCTCAAAatagtaaagaaaagaaaataaacagaTTAGCATTCAACTTAGTGGTTAATTACCTATATGGGAAATGCAATGCCATGCATAATGCTCCATATCCAAATGGCATGCCAATTGTAACCAAATCTTTTCATTAAATGAATGCATATATTGATAAACATTATAGATGTACAAAAGGTTTGAATTATTCACATCAAACATCAATCAAGTTACTGAATTCTACGACtctgtttggataaatttctcaatgaacattgataggagaagaaaataagaaggtaaaatgaGTTAAACTTTTCccacaagttaaaattaacttatgcataagctaatttatACAAACTTTCTCATTTAACTTCTCCAAAAGTTAGATTTTAACTTATGCATGAGCTAGTTTTAACTTATAGGAGAAACTTAATTCATTTtgccttcttattttcttttcttttctaataggtTCTTATTGAGAAGCTTATCTAAATAAGACCTATATTTGGTTACAGGCAGCtatatattcttatattttgttttattttaaccaaGAACCAGTTTCTCTCCACTAGGAAATGtggaagaataataaaaaaaagacatactATACTATGCACCGCTATGTTACTCTGAATAGCTTTAATGCAATATTTATGGCATAATTTAAGATGCTTTGtgcaaagtaaagaaaaatgatattcTTTACACCCTACCTCTCCTGTAAAAAGTACAGGGAGTCTTTCTCTGGCAGCTCTAATTGCATCAAACTTGTCTCCAACTGCAGTCCTTACACTATTAGCAGACCATTTATTAGCAGAACCCTACAGAGAGAATGAGCAACCAGAGTTGAAGGAGAACCATAGAACATCAATAAACAAGGAACCAAAAAAGAAATCTACCTGACAATAGATGGATTCATGTAGAAGAGCATAGAGTGGATTGGTATCAAAatttaaccacttctcaaaCTGCATAGAATGAAAATTGGCCCTTGAAATTCAGATGGAAACTTGAAATTCAGGATTATAATCACGGAAAAGCAAACATTTTTCTTACAGAACTTAGGAAGTTGTAACTTATTCTCTTTGGTGCTCCCGGAACTAAAGTAGGATCCCATACACTCTCAAACCTAGAAAGGTtagtacaaaaaaaatcaataaatttaattcaagATAGTTCTAAAACACACAAGGTAATAATGCATTACAAATAGTGCATGCTTTCGAAACCAGCTCTGGATCCTAAGCCAGATAGACCAAGAGTCTGCAGCCCTCTTGGAGTTAGGAAGCCACCGGATGGAAGAGCTACCTGCACAAAGAGAGAAGCAAATTAGGGTTTGACAGAACATAGCTCACATTTTCATgtttaacaacaataagaaAAATGTGAGACAGATAATCACCCCTCCTCCTTCTTGTTCAGCCAAATAATTAACAAGTTCTTGAACAATTTTAATATCTTGAGGGAATCTCTTGTAGTACTTCTCATTTTGATGTATAGCTTGCTCAAAGCCTGCTTTGTACACTGAATCTGCAGGACATCCACTGCCAATCGGAGGAATTCCTCCAGTTATAAGGACTTGCTTCAGTCCTTGTGGTGCAAAACTCAAATATGTGACTGCACAAAATCCACCATAGCTCtatcacaattaaaaaagaaCGGAAGAAGAGTAAGCAAGCATGGAATTCCAAGGTTATATTGGTTTCAAAGGTACAAAGGCATTCTAACCAAAGCTCCTAAATCAAAAAAGCATAAGACAATGCCTACAGCAGGACtcataaatatcaattttaaatttcaaggaGACGGgcaaagaaaggaaaggaagaaGTTACAGATTGCAAAGCCAGACTGGTTAGGCATCAAAATCAGCAACTCAAATGAATACCtataaaaacttcgtaccccattgcccggaggctcttcgctatgcgaaggtatgggggagggatgttgtacgcagccttacccttgcatatgcaaagaggctgtttccggattcgaacccatgaccaacaagtcaccaaggcacaactttaccgctgcaccagggttCTAAAAAACAATAACTCAAATACCTGTCCCAATATTGTCCAAGGACCAGCATCTGGAACAAGGCGTACTCGAATAAACTCTGCATCGTTTACTATATTATCCGCTCGGAAATATTTTAAGAAGTCAGCTAATTCATCAGCAGACTTGAACTGTGACATTGATGACACAGTCAACGGAGTTGATAAGCCTGTTCCTCGCTGTAGAAAAGTACAAAAGTAACAGAACAGATTATACAAAAAAGTTGTTACAATATCACAAAGATAAATGACATCAATGCCAAGCAAATCATGCCTGATCCATTAAGATGAGACGGAATTCTTCACAGACTTTTTTAGTCCATCCACCTGATTCAGTTGGCCGCCCGCACTCAAACCCAGGTCCACCTTGCAAATATAATAAGTATGGcaagtttttctct is a genomic window containing:
- the LOC114425188 gene encoding uncharacterized protein LOC114425188, which produces MLLLHAPPLPFLRTLLHFPLNSIHHSSRAFSSLSHFTKPFSVSNRFSSHSRRSSLQMNGEGLAADDSSPDHVTKDWYSVPELRLRDHRFKVPLDHSLGPHSSPKITVFAREVVAVGKEEKNLPYLLYLQGGPGFECGRPTESGGWTKKVCEEFRLILMDQRGTGLSTPLTVSSMSQFKSADELADFLKYFRADNIVNDAEFIRVRLVPDAGPWTILGQSYGGFCAVTYLSFAPQGLKQVLITGGIPPIGSGCPADSVYKAGFEQAIHQNEKYYKRFPQDIKIVQELVNYLAEQEGGGVALPSGGFLTPRGLQTLGLSGLGSRAGFESMHYLFESVWDPTLVPGAPKRISYNFLSSFEKWLNFDTNPLYALLHESIYCQGSANKWSANSVRTAVGDKFDAIRAARERLPVLFTGEMIFPWMFDEIHALKPFKEAAHILAEKKDWPPLYDVQVLNNNKVPVAAAVYYEDLYVNFKLAMETASQIAGIRPWITNEFMHSGLRDDGSKVIDQLLGMLNGRKPLF